DNA from Massilia antarctica:
AAGGTGGCGGTTGCCGGGTGCGCCGAGGCGACACGCACGGTGTTCGCGGGCAGGCGGGCATCGACGCCAGCCACCAGGATGGCCGAACCGGAACCTTGCGTGACCTTGACCTTGGCGCCAGCCTGCACACCGAGCTTGTCGGCCAGGGCCGAAGGCAAGGTGACCAGCGGCGCGTTGGCGTCGGCGGTGCGCAGCAGCGGTTCGGAACGGCGCGCGATGGCGTCGGCGAAGTAGATCGGCACGTCGGTGATACGCTCCAGGGCACCGCTGGTGCCGAAGGTCGCGGACTTCAGGACGGCCTTGCCGGTGTTGTTCAGCTTGGCCGACAGGTCGGTCACGCCTTTGCCGAACAGCTCGTCGCGGATCGCTTCGGAGGTGTCGTATTCGAAACCGGACAAGCCAAGCAGATTACCCATCACGCGCAGCACTTTCCATGCCGGACGGGTATCGCCGAGCGGTTTGACGGTGCCGTTGAAACTCTGTGCGCGGCCTTCGCAGTTCACGAAGGTGCCCGAGGTTTCGCTGAATGGCGAAATCGGCAGCAGCACGTCGGCGTACTCGAAACCATGCTGGAAGGCCGACATGACGACGACCATTTCGGCGGCGTCGAGCGCGGCGCGGGCTTGCTGCGGGTTGGCGCAATCGAGCTCAGGCTCGGCGTTAAGCAGCACGTAGGCTTTTTTCGGTACCGAGAAGGCCGGTGCGGCATTCTTGGCGGTCGCGCCGACGAGGTAGCCGCCAACCGTGTTGGCCGCTTCCGTCAGGTAGCCGAATTTGGCACCGGTCTGTTCGGCGATCCACTGCGCAGCCGCATGCAGCGCGGACGCTTGCGGATGGTGCGCGGCGGCGTTGCCCATCAAGACCACACCAGGCAGGTTCTCGTCGCCGGTGTTCAGGCTGGCGGCGATGGCCTTGGCGGCGTCGGTCGCTTCAATGCCTTCGAAGCCGGCTGGGGCAGCGACGCCCTTGGCGGCGGCGACAGCGGCCACGATGCTTGATACGGCAGCGAGCCAGTCGGACGGCGCGGCGATGATCTTGTTGGCGGTCGGGATCAAGAGTTCATCATCCGAGGCGTGCACCAGGGACAGCTTGGCGCCGCCCTTGACCGCGGCGCGCAGGCGCGTGGCGACCAAAGGATGATCCTTGCGGATGAACGAGCCGATGACGAGCGCGCGCTTGACCGTCGACAGGTCGGCGATCGGCATGCCCAGCCATGGGGTGACCTGGCCGTCCAGCGCGAAATCGCTCTGGCGCAGGCGGAAGTCGATGTTCTCGGAACCGATGCCGCGCATCGCTTTTTGCAACAGGTGCAGCTCTTCGACCGTCGAATGGGCGGTGGCGAGGGCGGCGATGCTGTCTGCGCCATGCTCATGCTTGATATTGCGCAAGCCGTGCGCCACGTATTCGAGCGCGGTTTGCCAGTCGGTCTCGGCCCACTGGCCGCCCTGCTTGATCATCGGCTTGGTCAGACGCGACTGGTTGTCCAGCGCTTCGTATGAGAAACGGTCTTTGTCCGAAATCCAGCATTCATTGATCGCATCGTTTTCCAGCGGCAGGACGCGCATGACTTTGCCGCCCTTGACCTGAACGATCAGGTTGGTGCCGAGCGAATCGTGCGGGCTGACCGATTTGCGGCGCGACAATTCCCAGGTACGGGCGCTGTAGCGGAACGGCTTCGAGGTCAGTGCGC
Protein-coding regions in this window:
- the nuoG gene encoding NADH-quinone oxidoreductase subunit NuoG, whose product is MVEIEIDGKKVEVPPGSMVMDAANKLGTYIPHFCYHKKLSIAANCRMCLVEVEKAPKPLPACATPVSAGMIVRSNSEKAVQAQKSVMEFLLINHPLDCPICDQGGECQLQDLAVGYGKSNSRYEEEKRVVPPKDAGPLISMQEMTRCIHCTRCVRFGQEVAGVMELGMLGRGEHAEITSFVGKTVDSEVSGNMIDLCPVGALTSKPFRYSARTWELSRRKSVSPHDSLGTNLIVQVKGGKVMRVLPLENDAINECWISDKDRFSYEALDNQSRLTKPMIKQGGQWAETDWQTALEYVAHGLRNIKHEHGADSIAALATAHSTVEELHLLQKAMRGIGSENIDFRLRQSDFALDGQVTPWLGMPIADLSTVKRALVIGSFIRKDHPLVATRLRAAVKGGAKLSLVHASDDELLIPTANKIIAAPSDWLAAVSSIVAAVAAAKGVAAPAGFEGIEATDAAKAIAASLNTGDENLPGVVLMGNAAAHHPQASALHAAAQWIAEQTGAKFGYLTEAANTVGGYLVGATAKNAAPAFSVPKKAYVLLNAEPELDCANPQQARAALDAAEMVVVMSAFQHGFEYADVLLPISPFSETSGTFVNCEGRAQSFNGTVKPLGDTRPAWKVLRVMGNLLGLSGFEYDTSEAIRDELFGKGVTDLSAKLNNTGKAVLKSATFGTSGALERITDVPIYFADAIARRSEPLLRTADANAPLVTLPSALADKLGVQAGAKVKVTQGSGSAILVAGVDARLPANTVRVASAHPATATLGAMFGAITVEKAGEGI